The proteins below are encoded in one region of Thioalkalivibrio sp. K90mix:
- a CDS encoding SpoIIE family protein phosphatase codes for MNGRKSLAVRLALVTLLTTGSIFFISSGALYLMVRDIMLEHAEDQARELTHATANRIRSSLNEVAGSAQGLASALNSGQIRPDGLFPVLDNVTLQSDAVQGAAVTYEPYAADPDERYYGPFSYETLNGIARMHLGGDDFDYFTRDWYQIPALTRSGFWTEPFPSAADPNRLITTYSRPFFDPDDAEALRGIVTMDIELPALTARVDEVEIFDSGFAFLVSPRTRFITYPQRDWIMRESLFSLAETLGEPELRELGRRIQQTDEGFSRVPEALLEEPARLYHVRLPEANWAVGVIIPERELFGDILRVMHWVLIIAAIGFFILLGTIIGISRGITRPLKGLASSAGEIARGNLDRPLPPIRTGDEVGQLAHSLDEMRLSLKDYINDLTATTAAKERMESELKIARNIQMSFLPKRLDLSDLDVGIDLAARLIPAKEVGGDLYDFFPLREHNALFFAVGDVSDKGVPAALFMAVTKTLVKGIAEQDPRDPGEILTRVNNELCLNNDNGMFVTYLCGVLDLGTGEVRFANAGHNPPLIHRADGTYDWLKLPPGLVLGAMEDMEYPVQTVRLAPGDALLLYTDGVTEAADGEQKLYDEDRLFALYGEIASQPARQQVDAVLESVERFADGATQADDITVLALRYCPGDGECAR; via the coding sequence ATGAACGGCCGCAAGAGCCTCGCCGTCCGCCTCGCCCTGGTCACCCTGCTGACGACCGGGTCGATCTTCTTCATCTCCTCCGGCGCGCTGTACCTGATGGTGCGCGATATCATGCTGGAGCACGCCGAGGACCAGGCGCGCGAGCTGACCCACGCGACGGCCAACCGCATCCGCTCGTCACTGAACGAGGTGGCCGGGTCGGCACAAGGCCTCGCCAGCGCCCTGAATTCGGGACAGATTCGACCCGACGGCCTGTTTCCCGTGCTGGACAACGTGACGCTCCAGTCGGACGCGGTCCAGGGCGCCGCCGTGACCTACGAGCCCTATGCCGCCGACCCCGACGAGCGCTACTACGGCCCATTCTCCTACGAGACGCTCAACGGCATCGCGCGCATGCACCTGGGCGGCGACGACTTCGACTACTTTACCCGGGACTGGTACCAGATCCCGGCACTCACGCGCAGCGGCTTCTGGACCGAGCCCTTTCCATCGGCCGCCGACCCCAACCGCCTGATCACCACCTACTCGCGCCCGTTCTTCGACCCCGACGACGCCGAGGCACTGCGCGGGATCGTGACCATGGACATCGAACTGCCGGCCCTGACCGCGCGCGTGGACGAGGTGGAGATCTTCGACAGCGGCTTTGCGTTTCTGGTCAGCCCGCGTACGCGCTTTATCACCTATCCACAGCGCGACTGGATCATGCGCGAGAGCCTGTTCAGCCTGGCCGAAACCCTGGGCGAGCCGGAACTGCGCGAACTCGGACGGCGCATCCAGCAAACCGACGAAGGCTTCTCCCGCGTGCCGGAGGCCCTGCTGGAGGAACCCGCCCGGCTCTATCACGTGCGCCTGCCCGAGGCGAACTGGGCGGTGGGCGTGATCATCCCCGAGCGCGAACTGTTCGGGGATATCCTGCGGGTGATGCACTGGGTGCTGATCATCGCCGCGATCGGCTTCTTCATCCTGCTCGGCACCATCATCGGTATCTCGCGCGGCATCACCCGCCCGCTGAAGGGCCTGGCGAGCAGCGCCGGCGAGATCGCCCGCGGCAATCTGGACCGCCCGCTGCCGCCGATCCGCACCGGCGACGAGGTGGGCCAGCTCGCCCACTCGCTGGACGAGATGCGCCTGTCGCTGAAGGACTACATCAACGACCTGACCGCGACCACCGCCGCCAAGGAGCGCATGGAGAGCGAGCTGAAGATCGCGCGCAACATCCAGATGAGCTTCCTGCCCAAGCGACTGGACCTGTCCGACCTGGATGTGGGTATCGACCTCGCGGCCCGCCTGATCCCGGCCAAGGAGGTCGGCGGTGATCTCTACGACTTCTTCCCCCTGCGCGAGCACAACGCCCTGTTCTTCGCGGTCGGCGATGTCTCCGACAAGGGCGTTCCCGCCGCGCTGTTCATGGCCGTGACCAAGACCCTGGTCAAGGGTATCGCCGAGCAGGACCCGCGCGACCCGGGCGAGATCCTGACCCGAGTCAACAACGAGCTGTGCCTGAACAACGACAACGGCATGTTCGTGACCTACCTGTGCGGGGTGCTGGACCTGGGCACCGGCGAGGTCCGCTTTGCCAACGCCGGCCACAACCCGCCGTTGATCCACCGCGCCGATGGCACCTACGACTGGCTGAAGCTGCCGCCTGGGCTGGTGCTGGGGGCGATGGAAGACATGGAGTACCCGGTGCAGACCGTCCGCCTGGCGCCCGGTGATGCGTTGCTGCTGTATACCGACGGGGTGACCGAGGCAGCGGACGGGGAGCAGAAGCTGTATGACGAGGATCGGCTGTTCGCCTTGTACGGGGAGATCGCATCCCAGCCAGCACGACAGCAAGTCGACGCGGTGCTGGAGTCCGTCGAGCGTTTCGCGGATGGTGCTACACAGGCGGATGACATTACCGTGCTGGCGCTGCGTTACTGCCCGGGGGATGGGGAATGCGCCAGATGA